ACAGTCACCAGCCTCATCATCACATACATCAGAGTTCTTAAATCCAGCTCATTATCCACAGCTTTTCCATTgattattttttagatttagatttttaggtttagattcaatttattgtcattgcacatgtacaagtacaaggcaacgaaatgtgacctctgcatataacccatccagagagtagtgaacacacgcacacaagtggtgaccacacgtacccccggagcagtgggcagctatcactgcagcgcccggggagcaggtaggggtcaggtgccttgctcaagggcacctcagtcgttacccgccggccctgaggatccaaccggcaaccttctggtcacgagtcccactctctaaccattaggccacgactgcccattTATTATCACTACGCGGTTGAGAGAGCTGGAATATTATTGTGTAGGTATATGAGCATCCGTAGATTTGCAGTGATCATTCATCTCTTACTTTTATGCTTTTATCAGAGTGACTTACATTTCATTAAAGCTGTTTCATCAGTATGTGTGATTTCAACACAATGCTTTAGATATTGAGCTTCAGTTAGGGATGTAGCggttcactcagctcacgatgtgATGCCATTCACAAAACAGATCTCACGCTACGATTCGGTcaggatttatttttacaaaattcaattcaattttattattatagcacttttcacaatgtgaatTGCTCCAAAGCACCTTTACAGGAGAAATTAaggaaaactgaaaaacactgaaaaggtcaaacacagcaaagcgcatggtgtttatagaacaagcaagatcattctagtaaataatatcgaatatcagcagtctcccgGCAGTGAGCAcgccaacacggccctgtggcgaggaacccgaactccaatgagaaaaaaaacctctggagaaaccagactcagccgggaggaccagatctcctctgacgcgtcacagctgcactcagttagtTTGATTGAAAGTTATACCAGTAAATGCTTATGAAGAATAACTTATTAGTTAtgatttaggaaatttcatttgttgaaactgtttaggtgtaatttggtcttattttgtgaccggtatcagacaacagaggaatgttataagcagggaaaatagtgatggcataatgtaactcaGATaaatcagattcaagtcacaaatgcttgcctacaggcacactttcacaccctcctacactccatcaagaaccctgcgttcagcaaaccagcggcgtcttgtactgccttctcataagggcagtaaatcgctttcccgctcattgtccttcacaactccttcctggtggaacattcttcctaactcggtccggtcaaccacatctctcacaacattccaaaaactacttaaaacccatctcttctgtgaacacttgacagacaaatgaagaagaaaaaacccactaaccctctctctttctctcaactggtattggtctggcttttgctGAAGCTAGTAACTTTGCATTAGCACctgttgtattattgctcctgtgtgacatatcgcttattgctccctgaactctctgtggataaaagcgtccgctAAATGACGCTtttaactgagtgcagctataacttcaaactgctgtcatgtgatgtaagtttagcattaaatactaagtattgtaaatgtagcattaatgtgacaagtagtccgtctttgctcttgacaaaatgagttgagacacaaattagaaatgaacaactgcccttttattatttctcaaatgctgcacgtttctttgtaaaatactatatacagtattttgtcaaataataaaactaaaccgcaattttaaaacaaattccaaatccaataaaaatgaataatacaaaagtctctgtTTCCAAGtgtgcagtaaacacagcggcccctgctggtCAAAACATGTATCGCGGTTCATATTACATCTCAAACGACTAGACTcttcacatattataatcgattttcaaccggctcaggttaatcgttacatccctagacagttgacctgtgtgtgtgtgtgtgcgtgcgtgcgtgcgtgcgcgtgcgtgtttgtgtgtgcgtgcgtgcgtgcgtgcgcgtgtgtgtgtgtgtgtgcgttggtGCAACCTGATAATGGGGACATTTTACCTGAATACATACCGACTCTGTGAGGACACAACGTAACTGAAAGGACACGGCTGATGTCCTCATAAGTCGCGCGCCATAAACAGGCTTAAGAGCTTCCCACCAACCACTTCCCGCGTTTTCTCAATATGTCCTAATATGCACGTTNgtgtgtgtgtgtgtgtgtgtgtgtgtgtgtgtgtgtgtgtgtgtgtgtgtgtgtgtgtgtgtgtgtgtgtgtgtgtgtgtgtgtgtgtgtgtgtgcgtgcgtgtgcgtgtgtcacAGTGATAATGTAACATCTATCACAATCTTACCTCCATTTTTGCATTTGTCCACCTAGGAACCTCAATAACAGCATGAAAGATGCGCTGAAGGAATGGAAGATTTTGTCAGTGTTAGTAAACATACTGTTTTCATCTGGAATGTTTTGACCGAAATCTGATTCatgacaaaaatacacacatatataataaaaatactgatgATACAGTTCACAACACATCAACAGTATTTCAAAATTCTGCAAAATGACCCGTTTCCTTGATGTAAAGAACACATGACACATTATGTCTAAAACATCCTGAATTTAAGGTATGGATACTTTTATTAGATTGTAAAAGTGAATAAACATGTTgacacatatattttttaatatatgtcACAAATtgatttatatactgtatgttcacaTATATGAACTATAATTTCATATATATGCTTCTGTATTAGATTTTTGTATGGGACGTCCTACAACTTTTAAGTTCAAAATTAAGTTCATGTTCATCTAAATCAGTGTATCGCATCAAATCGTGCAATCATCTCAGCTGGCACTACGTTTTGTAACTGTTGTAAGGTTCacctgtgtgttttgaatgattatttgCATTAACGTGCGTCTCGTGTTATTCACATGTGTTATTCTGTATCATTACTGTATGTCATTATCTAATGATTTAATGCACTGTTTAAAATCACCTGATATTGAAGTTGATGGCTGCTGGTAAGTGCAGAAAATCTGAATAATGAATCCATAATATCCACATTAACATACACGAGCTTTTATCCTGTTCTCATGAGAATAAAAGTGTTCATACTCAGTCTGAAAGCTGACGTTTGATGATGACATCatgtttacagtatataagaGTTTGAGTCGATGAAGTATTCAGTGTGTTTCAGCTCTGACGTGTGTTGGTATTTTCAGTCCTCATGTTGTGGTTTTATTGAACGTGTGCTCTATGACATCACGTTTCTCTGACTTAATAATGTCAACATGACCTTCAGAAGAAATGTGATGAGAGAGCATCTTTATATTCACAGCGTcacttgtttcttgttttgttttgggttAAGCATGTGACCCTGACCAGACCTGCGTTGGGGAAATGTTTGGCCATCTTTAGGTTTTATTCTCTGTCACAGAGTTCAGGAAAACATTTCTGCTTGTTGTCACTTTATTAACACTCAGAGTCACCTCGCTGACGACAAACAAACCCACACGCACACAATATAAAGATGATAAATGTCAAGCCAAAGGAAACTTCTAACTCTTAAAGGGACCGTTTtcaagaatgttgataatcaaacaacactgaactccattgacttccattgtatgaatacgaaaccactgggacatttctcaaaatatcttctcttgttttCCGCTGAAGAAAGACTTACAATCAcacgagagtgaataaatgatgaaatgttgATTTGTGTCTCTTCACCTGTATGGTGTCTGATGTGTTCTTTTACAGCATCATTTTCCTGTTGTTAGTGGAGAGCAGATTTGAGATGTTTGTGATGGCGTGATGAATTTCACACATCATGAATAAGGactgtgtgtttctgttgtatttacagtaaatgtgaaCAGACGATTGAAAAGATTCTTCAGTCTCACATCTGCTTTCAGCctcacagaaaagaaaaacgtGAAAATCATTCATACCTCTGTCTCGTCGGCGTACATGGGGATGTCATGGAACGGAGATATGTATTTCCCCTCTTTGTTTTCTGCGAGAACAGAATGATgccatcattttcatttttgtgtgcacTATTATTAAAAAGAACTACATTCTGATATACAGCGAGAACCGTGCGAATATAGCACATATAATATTTcacatattcatataaaaaagtgatgtatgtattttaattattgttgcACGTGGAGATGTGAGTGGTCACTTAGCAACGGTAGTTTACATCCACCTGTTACTGTCATCAACAAGGACAACattctgtgtgtgtctctgtcatGCCCAGAACTTCTAATATATCTTCAATATTTCTTTATTGAGATGAACAGATAGATCAGGTCAAGAGTAAAGGCTAGAATAcattttgctcagattttcagtctggacttgttgcagaaagtctgcgccggtctgcagatttgatcagttagtgtgtttctatctgaaactttcaaaaagtctgcatgTGTGCGATGTCTAGTttaaatacatgtttgaaaagtcttgtagtgGATTTCAGCGATaagtaaaaatgatgtaaaccCGTATGGCGATCTCTGTCAGACATCAtgatgtgtgtgtacgtgtaaaGAGACTCACTGAAGTAAAGTCTGTAGTCTTGTGTGTTCTCTCGTCCTCTGGTCTCAGTGCTGAAGCTCATCTTGACGTCTGTGTTTGCTCCTGTGATGTGCTGCCGTGTTCTGACTGCACATACACACGCGTGTGAGTGGTGAAGAGCACTAAGACAATAAGCTCATGCTGCTTATGTGACCGTGTGTGCgtgcctgcgtgtgtgtgtgaagtctTGAGAACAGACGGCTGTCAGGTGTTAAATCTCTCATCGGCTGGATTACCTGCAGATCTTTAGTACACTGTGTGAATGCACTCGGGTTGGTTAAAGTGCTtatcagtttcatttttaacctgctcacattatacagtatatagtaacATACACAGCTTGTGTGCAGTGAGAGAGTCTGAAATAGCACTGGCTTTACCCCGTCTCTCGCATCtcttaaagatgaatttgactgatagcattatgcatttattttacattctaTTTGAATAGATGTGTACATTCTTTGCAGTTCAGATTGTAGCTTCAGCAGTTTTATTGTGATGGATAATAACAGATGATAACATATACAGTGCAGATCAAGAGAGTAAATTCATGCTTGTGTTCTTTCAAGGTGACCAAACAATCCGGAGTGACACAGAGTCAACACACGTGATTCAGGTGAGTTACATGTGTGAGAGGccggggcatgttgtcacacagGGAAGGACTGCATCTCAGCACTTTTTGTGAATTTTAGCCACcaaactaaaaattatattttaaaaaatgacacaagaaATATGCATTTTCAAGACTTCATACATAATATCAATTTTAAGAAAGTGCCATATGTGATTTTTATAACACACCGTacatgtgaaaatgaaatgtaatagaACAAACAGCAATTGAACATTGACTTATTTACATATCAGACAACATTAGACTATAGACTACAGAAAACCATATAAGCGCTGTACAAATATACAGtcgaagagttcatttgcaaaaacagataactccgttttttttttttaatggtgttttttgattgtgcattccaatataataataaaactgcagttgggttgttttgatgaagtaataataattactgaaaaatacagcgaactaacaaaataaaaacatgataacataataaaataacatgacatttcactttttttaaacatctttcCAGTACAGCAGACAAAGTCAGTGGATTAGCATGCTTACAACACATTGAAACGCTCtaaaaaggacaaaaacaacacacactccAGTTTTAGAGGACTAGTGGTATATCAGAAAAAGGTGCTTTaacatatcttttgtgtttcacagaagttTTTGTGTGTAGTTGTGCATCGAATGAAGGATTCAGTCCATATCCTCCAGCACTAACTCATCACTCCCGTCTCTCCTGCCGTTACCCTGCGCGCTCGCCCGCTCCCCGTCCGCAAACACCCGGTTGTGTTTCCATGCGCCGTTGCGTCTGGGTTGCGGCGGCACCTCCGCCAGACAAAGACCGAGCTTAAACGCCGCCTGAAATCCTCGACGGAAGTTCTCGTTGAAGTATCCGTAAACTATAGGATTGACGCTGCTGTTGAAGAAGGCCAGCCAGTGAGCGAACGGGAAGATGTGGACGGCCACCAGATCCAGCTGAGCGGCCGTCAGATTCCCGTAATCCGTCAACATGATGACGATCCACAGAGGAAGCCAAGACACGGTGAAGAGCAAAGCCACCATCAGCAACATGTTCACCACCTTCAGCTTTCTCCTGTGAACCCGCCGGCTCTCGTCCTCCGCGCGGGCGTCTCGGATGGAGTCCGGCGATCGGACCAGCTTGACGGCGACGCGCGTGTACATGATGACGATGAGCGCGACGGGCGCCAGGTAAATGTGCGAGAAGAGGACGGCGGTGTAGATCTTCCTCATGCTCCGGTCAGGCCACGCCTCCCAGCAGGTGTACAGGGGGTGAGTGATGTCGTTCCGGTCCACCGTCACGTGCTGGAGGTCCAGCGAGACCGTCAGCGTGACCGCCGAGGGACACATGATGGCCACGGCCAGAGCCCAGATGAAGGCGATGGTGATGATGGCCTGACGCTGAGTCAACTTCTGCTGAAAGGGATAAACGATACAGCGGAACCTGaaagacagagcgagagagtgaCATCATCACAGGCCTCGGACATCATCGGATATCAGTAATGCCCATTCCTAGAAACGAGATGTTTTGGACCGAAGTGTGTATGTCAATGAATGATGTCTGCCGTGTTATTGACCTCTCCACTGCGATGGCCACCAGCGTGAAGACTGACGCAGAGACCGAAGCCCCCTGAACCAGACCGCTCATCTTACAGATCACCACATCGAACGGCcaacctgagagagagagactcaacTCCACAATATAAAACAGTCCTACAGAAGAACCTTCAGAATATCTTTCTGCTTCACGAGTCGTCTTTATGGTggataaatgtgaccctgcagCACAAAACCGCAGTCTTAAGGAGCATGAGAATATTTGCCAACaactgtatgggtcaaaatgatccatTCTCTGGAAATGAGAAAGTAAAGATCATGATCCATGACGATATTTTGCTAATTTCCCATGCAAACATATCAAAACTTCATTTTTGTGAGTCTGTGGAGCAACAAAGATGGCGGATAACACGCCTTTAACATCACTCGCTGCCGGGACTGACCCGCTCAAGTTTGGTATGTATGTaaagctttcgggttcatctcgTCTCCACGACggcattacagcggtaagccaatagagagccttaaaacaaacctgtttcttagcaacggcctgctgaTTAACaactataaatatatacagtatatatataaaactataaactatatttattCAACTTtcgtcaaatttcaaaagtttaCTTACGAGTGGTCGAGGGTCGCAAATAGTCGTTAAATATAATAACATAAACAATGTTCAAAAACGATCTTGACTGCTGCGAGAATAATTCTGAGGATGTTGAAAGAACGTTCCCTGTCTGGCAGATGATGTGCAGGCGATATGATTGTGAAGAAATTGGTGTAGATTATAGACGTGCTTCTGTTAGAAAACCCTGATGACTTTTACACATCAcacaaatgttgtttggtcagtATACAGCTCCTGTGAAAGCGTCCTGCACTCTCCATTCCTTTTCTATCATTAATCCTTTGCGTTTTATACAGCATGTCTCGATAAAGCACATTAAGCATTACTCTCATGACTGAAGTGAACGATAAACTCTGTATTTAAATTCCAAGTCAACACTGCGTAACATCATGTGTACGAACACTTCCGTTACCACATACTGGACATGTGTAAAGGTCACTCCGAAAGACACGCGTGTTGAACGTCACCTGTGATGAGGTTATCCACCAGCGTGATGGGGAGACAGAAGATGCCCACTAACACGTCGCTGATGGCCAGGTTCAGTATGAAGATGTTTGTGACCGttctcatttgtctgtttttcagCACGATGAAACACACCAGGATGTTTCCCACCATGCACAGCGAGAAGATGAGAACATACGCCAGAATAAAGAGAGTGGCCACCGCCAGAGAATGCTGATAATACGGTAAGAGCGTGACGTTCCTGCTGTCGTTGAAGAACGCGCTGTGGTTAATACTGACGTTCTCCAgataaaacacattcacatccaTTCTTCAGAGATCTAAAACAGAAAGCAGGATGATGAGACTCTAAAGAGTGATGTTAAACCATGTGAGAATGACAGCGTGTATGAATAGatgtaaataaagatgaaagCTGGGACAGAGAGAGGTGACGTGTGGACTGAAGTGCCTCCGTCAGAATGAAATGCATCAGGTTTTCTGGATGCTCAACTGGACACGTTCTCATTTGGTCAAAGCAATTTCATCTCGGCGAACATTTCACACAAACATTTGCTTTTCCTTTCAAAGCTCATGTTGTTCCCTGATGTACTGTGACTCAACAGATGTGTCAGGACAAACCCATTACCCAACCCGAAACTCTTCAACTTCAACTCTTGGGAGCAAATGCTGTTTcagcttcagtgttgttatcaGAGTAAACccgaaaacaaaactaaactcaaacaaaACTTTGAGGTAATCAGTTGCATCACATCTTTTGAGTTATGGTGTTCCCAAATCTAAGCAAGCAAAACTAccaagttttgagtttgttgtactcatGCATGTTAATTCCTTTAAGGTAACTTATTTATTTCCAGTTAAATAAAAGAAAGGTCTTAGTATAACAACctaaacatttaacaaacagaGAGAGTGATGGACTGCTCTGGCtcctcccacaacctaagcacaagcaccTCTTCTGCACCATgtaaccccaaaagtcaaaaatacaacaaactcttctaaatatccaagataaatgaacattcatcattaacaaggctttttcctttcta
This genomic window from Triplophysa rosa linkage group LG18, Trosa_1v2, whole genome shotgun sequence contains:
- the LOC130569664 gene encoding neuropeptide FF receptor 1-like, producing the protein MDVNVFYLENVSINHSAFFNDSRNVTLLPYYQHSLAVATLFILAYVLIFSLCMVGNILVCFIVLKNRQMRTVTNIFILNLAISDVLVGIFCLPITLVDNLITGWPFDVVICKMSGLVQGASVSASVFTLVAIAVERFRCIVYPFQQKLTQRQAIITIAFIWALAVAIMCPSAVTLTVSLDLQHVTVDRNDITHPLYTCWEAWPDRSMRKIYTAVLFSHIYLAPVALIVIMYTRVAVKLVRSPDSIRDARAEDESRRVHRRKLKVVNMLLMVALLFTVSWLPLWIVIMLTDYGNLTAAQLDLVAVHIFPFAHWLAFFNSSVNPIVYGYFNENFRRGFQAAFKLGLCLAEVPPQPRRNGAWKHNRVFADGERASAQGNGRRDGSDELVLEDMD